ATTTGAGATATGATAATTTTTAACTGTTCATGTATATTAGACTTTTCACCTACAATGCCTAAATGTGCTTTTTTTAAGTCAACAACAACAGGCTTACCATCTATTGTTGAAAATTCTTTTTCAATTTTTTTTGCTTCTTCTTCATATTCATCATCTTCTATAGCAAGCTCGTTGTATCCCACTTTTATTTTTAAATTCGTAGGTCCAGTTCTATAACCTAAGGCTATATTTAAAAAATCTGAATCATTAGAACTTCTTTCATATATTCGATGATTGTAGTTTTCAATCATTTCTTCAATTTCTTTAATATTAGGATAATTATAACTATAGACATCTTTTTCTTCATTATATGCTTTGTATATTTCTTTTCTTTTTCTTAATAAATAAGCATTATAAACTTTTTTAATTTTTTCATTAGTTTCTTTATATTCTTTTTTATCGCTTACATACCTTACTACTGAAAATATGGTAGTAACAATACTTCCAGCTACAAACATTAATACATATATTCCTCTTTTTAATAAAATGCTTATAGCAATGGTTACAGCCATCATAACAATAGGAGGTACTATAATTTGTACAAGGTTTCTTTTATCCATAGTCCTTTCTTGAGGAGCGTCTTTTATCTCAATAGTTTTATCCCTTACCCTTTTTATAATTCTTGGAGATCTTTTATATTTAGGAAAGTCCTCAAAAGGCTCATAAAATGGTGCTAATTCTAATATTTTTGTTTCTATTTTATTAATATCACCTTTTACAATAATTTCATTTTCTAAAATTGTAAACATATAATTGTCAATAAAAATTGTATCTCCTGATGTTATTCTATATCTTTGGCCTCGAAATGCTTCACCGTTTATAAATACCTGGCTTTTATCAATATTTTCCTGTGAAATAATCAATTCATTATTAGCTATTATACAGTTACAATTAATATCTTCTATATTAATATCACTATTTTCTTTACCAACGGTTATATATTCTTTCCTAACCAATCTTATAGTTTCATTAGGATAATAAAAGACCTCTTCATCTGGAGATAGGTGATACCATTTATATGGTAATATTTCTTCTTCTCCCTCCTTAGATTGCTTAGTTAATCTTTCACCTGCCTTAGTAAATATATGTCCTTTAAAGGCCATATTTTTATCTACAGGCAATTCTACATACTTATTTGATTTTTTTAATATTATACTCTCCATTTATGAATCTTCCTCACTATCATTAAATTTTTCTAGTAATGAATCTATATTTTGTTCAAGCTCTTTTATTTTAGAACTCTTTTCTGTTCCGTCCATAGTAGTGTCTTTTTCCAATTTATCTAGCTGTTTCATATAGGCATATAGTAATAATTCATCATCAGATAATTTCATTGCTATATTTACTGAATCATCTAATTCACTTCTTCCTAAATGTATCCAATAATCTAGGATTTCATCATTACTATCTAAAGAAACATTTTTAAAAATATTTTCTTTTTGTTCGTCAGTAAAACTTTCACTTCTTATATAAGAATTTGCTAAAATGAATTTTTGGGTTTTTCCCATATCCTTTATTTTCACATCTTTCAATATGTCAATAACATCTACATATTCTTTCTTTATATATGCTTCATTACTTTTGGAAATAGCCCTTTCTAAAGGAAGTACTTTAATATGCATATAAACTACATAAATTCCAGCAATTATTAATAATACCATAGTTATAGTTGATAACATTTTACGATTTTTATATTTCTTTTTATCAATTATTATTTTATTTTTTTGTCTATCTGATTTTATTTCTTCAAATTTATCATTTAGTGTATTTACAACTTCTTCAATAGAATTGGTTTCCAATACTTTCTTTAAGAATTTGTTCTTTGCTAATAATTGAGCCCCACCTTCTAAATAGTCTTCATAGGAATATTCATCTTGCCAAGTATCGCCTATAAGAGCTTTATATTGATTTAGGAAATCATTATCATCCTTATTTATTCTTATATCTCTCATTTTAATCTGTGCTTGTTCATCCTTGCCATAATAGAGATTCTTTGGCTCTAAAGAAAATTCATATTCCCCTATTAACTTTTCTAATTCTGAAACACTAATTAAAAACCTTAATTTAGTTAATGAATTTTCTTTTTTAAGATTACTAGCTTCTAATAGATTGGAAAAATTATAATGGAATATTAAATCCTCTTCTTTACTTTCAATTTTTAAATCTATGAAATGATTCTTAGGTAATTCTAACTTTCTATAATCATAATTATCTTTAGCGTTTAAAGATGATTCTTTAATTGTTTCTGATATGATTTTCTTGTCTTCACTAGTCAACAAGTTTTCCCCCTTAATTTATAAT
This sequence is a window from Tissierellales bacterium. Protein-coding genes within it:
- the essB gene encoding type VII secretion protein EssB: MTSEDKKIISETIKESSLNAKDNYDYRKLELPKNHFIDLKIESKEEDLIFHYNFSNLLEASNLKKENSLTKLRFLISVSELEKLIGEYEFSLEPKNLYYGKDEQAQIKMRDIRINKDDNDFLNQYKALIGDTWQDEYSYEDYLEGGAQLLAKNKFLKKVLETNSIEEVVNTLNDKFEEIKSDRQKNKIIIDKKKYKNRKMLSTITMVLLIIAGIYVVYMHIKVLPLERAISKSNEAYIKKEYVDVIDILKDVKIKDMGKTQKFILANSYIRSESFTDEQKENIFKNVSLDSNDEILDYWIHLGRSELDDSVNIAMKLSDDELLLYAYMKQLDKLEKDTTMDGTEKSSKIKELEQNIDSLLEKFNDSEEDS